A genomic window from Quercus lobata isolate SW786 chromosome 10, ValleyOak3.0 Primary Assembly, whole genome shotgun sequence includes:
- the LOC115963738 gene encoding stearoyl-[acyl-carrier-protein] 9-desaturase, chloroplastic-like, giving the protein MALVLNSFNFYSLPSILPLPRMRTPRSPKFSMTSTLFSNTKIAEKSLGHPTEFNVNKSYPMQPKKVEIFKSMEDWAKNNVLTILKPVEECWQPQDFLPNLTSDGFIEEVHELRERTRDIPDEYFVVLVGDMITEEALPTYQTRINSTKIFHDETGVDDTPWAIWTRAWSAEENRHGDLLNKYLFLSGRVDMKQIEKTTQYLIRSGTDLGFGDDPYRLTIYTSFQERATFISHANTAKLAVQHGDVKLAQICGIIASDEKRHETAYTKIAEKLFELDPNEMVIAFADMMKRKISMPAHLMYDGHDHNLFDHFAIVASRIGIYTARDYREIVELLVTKWKVQKLTGLTSEGREAQDYVCRLAQRMRRLEERAMAKAQKAPTIPFSWISGRVG; this is encoded by the exons ATGGCTTTAGTACTCAACTCCTTCAACTTTTATTCCCTTCCTTCAATACTTCCTCTCCCACGAATGAGAACTCCGAGATCTCCTAAATTTTCTATGACTTCTACCCTTTTCTCCAACACAAA AATAGCAGAAAAGTCTTTAGGCCATCCTACTGAATTCAATGTCAACAAATCCTATCCCATGCAACCTAAGaaagttgaaattttcaaatctatGGAGGATTGGGCTAAAAACAATGTCCTAACTATCCTAAAACCTGTTGAGGAATGTTGGCAACCACAAGATTTTTTGCCAAATCTTACCTCAGATGGATTTATTGAGGAAGTCCATGAATTAAGGGAGAGAACAAGAGACATTCCAGATGAGTACTTTGTGGTCTTAGTGGGTGATATGATCACTGAAGAAGCCCTTCCAACTTACCAAACTCGAATTAATTCTACTAAAATTTTTCACGATGAAACTGGTGTAGATGACACACCTTGGGCAATTTGGACTAGGGCATGGAGTGCAGAAGAAAACAGGCATGGTGATCTTCTTAATAAGTACCTTTTCCTTTCCGGAAGAGTGGACATGAAACAAATCGAGAAGACAACTCAGTACTTGATTCGGTCAGGAACG GATCTTGGCTTCGGGGATGATCCATACCGTCTAACCATTTACACATCATTCCAAGAACGAGCAACATTTATCTCTCATGCGAACACAGCCAAGCTGGCCGTGCAACATGGGGACGTAAAGCTTGCCCAAATATGTGGCATAATTGCCTCAGATGAGAAGCGTCATGAAACTGCATATACAAAAATAGCTGAAAAGCTTTTTGAGCTTGATCCAAATGAAATGGTAATAGCCTTCGCAGACATGATGAAGAGGAAAATCTCAATGCCAGCCCATTTGATGTATGATGGCCATGACCATAATCTTTTTGATCACTTTGCTATCGTTGCATCAAGGATTGGGATCTACACGGCGAGGGACTATAGAGAAATTGTGGAACTTTTGGTGACTAAATGGAAGGTACAGAAGCTGACTGGACTTACAAGTGAGGGACGAGAAGCTCAGGACTATGTATGTAGGTTGGCTCAAAGGATGAGAAGGCTGGAGGAGAGAGCTATGGCAAAGGCCCAAAAAGCACCCACCATTCCTTTCAGCTGGATTTCTGGTAGAGTGGGGTAG